A region from the Afifella aestuarii genome encodes:
- a CDS encoding DUF2336 domain-containing protein, which produces MIVERFLTWIESAAPRRRVEAASALARAFLTSELSPEEHDGLEAAMTILLDDPNRLVRLALAEQLADSERAPHHVILALSADHFDVATIVVEHSPLLLDGELVDLVATREPEVQAAIARRRTVSRALAAAIAEVGCLEAVMDLLCNDGACVARFSLDRIVARYGHEAELREMLLARRDLPVAVRQVLLEDLADSLCAFVSARGWLSPMQARAVADETLERAVLVLAEDAGPAGLVQLVNRLLDSDQLTPVLLVRAAVCGQIDFFEQAIAALADMPRRRVSALVAAGRSSGLGALLRKAGLPASAVPVIVTVMEVLRDLDCEAGSGHDYRRATRLIDAVLLRYGARPTGELDDLLALLRRLAMDAKRDAARGYALQIKAAA; this is translated from the coding sequence ATGATCGTCGAACGGTTTTTGACCTGGATCGAAAGTGCCGCACCGAGGCGACGTGTGGAAGCCGCGAGTGCGCTCGCACGTGCTTTTCTCACCTCCGAATTGTCGCCGGAGGAGCATGACGGCCTCGAAGCAGCGATGACCATCCTGCTCGACGATCCGAATCGTCTGGTACGTCTGGCGCTCGCGGAACAGCTGGCAGACAGCGAGAGGGCGCCGCACCATGTCATTCTCGCGCTGTCTGCAGATCACTTTGACGTGGCGACGATCGTGGTCGAACACTCGCCGCTTCTCCTCGACGGCGAACTCGTCGATCTCGTGGCGACACGCGAGCCGGAAGTGCAGGCGGCGATCGCGCGTCGCAGGACTGTGTCGCGCGCGCTTGCCGCCGCGATCGCGGAAGTCGGCTGCCTGGAAGCCGTGATGGATCTCCTCTGCAACGATGGGGCCTGCGTGGCGCGTTTCTCCCTCGATCGGATCGTCGCACGTTATGGCCACGAGGCGGAGCTGCGCGAAATGCTCTTGGCGCGCCGCGATCTGCCTGTGGCCGTGCGCCAGGTCCTTCTGGAAGATCTGGCTGACAGCCTGTGCGCCTTCGTCTCCGCGAGAGGCTGGCTTTCTCCGATGCAGGCGCGTGCGGTTGCCGACGAAACGCTCGAACGCGCGGTCCTCGTCTTGGCCGAAGACGCCGGACCTGCGGGCCTCGTGCAACTCGTCAACCGACTTCTCGATTCGGATCAGCTGACCCCCGTGCTCCTCGTGCGCGCGGCGGTCTGCGGACAGATCGATTTCTTCGAGCAAGCGATCGCCGCGCTTGCCGATATGCCGCGACGGCGGGTTTCCGCTCTCGTGGCCGCCGGGCGCTCCTCCGGGCTCGGCGCACTTCTTCGAAAGGCCGGACTGCCCGCGAGCGCCGTGCCTGTCATCGTGACCGTCATGGAGGTCCTGCGCGACCTCGATTGCGAGGCCGGTTCCGGTCACGATTATCGGCGCGCGACCCGGCTGATCGACGCCGTGCTCCTGCGTTACGGAGCCCGGCCGACGGGTGAACTCGACGATCTTCTCGCTCTTCTGAGGCGTCTTGCGATGGATGCAAAGCGTGATGCAGCGCGCGGCTATGCCCTTCAGATCAAGGCGGCCGCCTGA
- the cutA gene encoding divalent-cation tolerance protein CutA encodes MDYEEQRNRIAGGQQERGQLMLLYIPCPDMETAKELAAAAVSERLAACANILPTMVSVYRWQGAIEDEEETVLILKTPPEREADLRRLIEARHPYDVPAILTLATVQVNTPYLEWAQAETA; translated from the coding sequence ATGGACTACGAAGAGCAGCGGAACCGCATTGCGGGCGGGCAGCAGGAGAGGGGGCAGTTGATGCTCCTCTATATTCCGTGCCCGGACATGGAGACGGCGAAAGAGCTCGCTGCAGCCGCGGTTTCCGAAAGGCTGGCAGCCTGCGCCAATATCCTTCCCACAATGGTCTCCGTCTATCGCTGGCAGGGCGCCATCGAGGACGAGGAGGAGACGGTGTTGATCCTGAAGACGCCGCCCGAGAGGGAGGCGGACCTGCGTCGCCTCATCGAGGCAAGACACCCTTATGACGTCCCGGCCATCCTGACGCTTGCCACGGTGCAGGTGAACACACCCTATCTCGAATGGGCTCAGGCGGAGACGGCATGA
- a CDS encoding AAA family ATPase: MSRSRKRGLLVSLSGLPGVGKSSIASVLAAEIEAIWLRIDSIENAIRASGVVDDDMKDAGYRAAYAAAADNLALGHRVIADCVNPWMLTRDAWGEVARTADAELLEVEIICTDRDAHRQRVETRMMVSDGCAGPTWQEVVARDYRPWTRPVPVVETAGKKVCDCAADIRHMLAL, translated from the coding sequence ATGAGCCGCAGCCGCAAGCGCGGGCTCCTCGTGTCTCTCTCCGGTCTTCCCGGTGTCGGCAAGTCAAGCATCGCGAGTGTGCTGGCCGCCGAGATCGAGGCCATCTGGCTTCGTATCGATTCCATCGAGAACGCCATTCGCGCGTCCGGCGTCGTCGATGACGATATGAAGGATGCCGGTTACCGCGCGGCCTATGCCGCTGCCGCGGACAATCTCGCCTTGGGTCATCGCGTCATCGCCGATTGCGTCAATCCGTGGATGCTGACCCGCGATGCGTGGGGCGAGGTCGCGCGCACAGCCGACGCAGAGCTTCTGGAGGTGGAGATCATCTGTACGGATCGTGATGCGCACCGCCAGCGGGTCGAAACCCGAATGATGGTTTCGGACGGCTGCGCAGGACCGACCTGGCAAGAGGTTGTGGCGCGGGATTACCGGCCCTGGACGCGTCCCGTCCCGGTGGTCGAAACCGCGGGCAAAAAGGTTTGCGACTGTGCGGCCGATATTCGGCACATGCTGGCGCTTTAA
- a CDS encoding NAD kinase, with the protein MTIVSPIKKIAIMSSDSPEAVGAADLLRETYGEVPPKDADVVVALGGDGLMLQALHAHMDSGKPIYGMNRGSVGFLMNEYRPEGLMERISEAKVEPVHPLRMSVLTADGETITAHAVNEVALFRQSYQAAKLRITIDGHVRLEELICDGILLATPAGSTAYNLSAHGPIIPINAPLLALTPISPFRPRRWRGALLPDRAEVTLEVLETDKRPVNAVADHTEFKSVRQVSIVEDKTVTGFIMFDPDHGWDERILAEQFRY; encoded by the coding sequence ATGACGATCGTATCGCCGATCAAGAAGATCGCCATCATGTCCTCCGATTCGCCCGAGGCCGTGGGGGCGGCAGACCTTTTGCGGGAAACCTATGGCGAGGTCCCGCCCAAAGATGCAGATGTCGTCGTGGCTCTCGGCGGCGACGGGTTGATGCTGCAGGCGCTGCACGCACACATGGATTCGGGCAAGCCGATCTACGGGATGAACCGCGGCTCCGTCGGCTTTCTGATGAATGAGTACAGGCCGGAAGGTCTGATGGAACGCATTTCGGAAGCGAAGGTGGAGCCGGTCCATCCGCTACGCATGAGCGTTCTCACCGCGGACGGCGAAACGATCACGGCGCACGCCGTCAATGAAGTGGCGCTCTTCCGCCAATCCTATCAGGCCGCAAAGCTGAGGATCACCATCGACGGCCATGTCCGCCTCGAAGAGCTCATCTGCGACGGCATACTGCTCGCGACACCGGCAGGCTCGACGGCCTACAATCTCTCCGCCCACGGGCCCATCATCCCGATCAACGCGCCCTTATTGGCCTTGACCCCGATCAGTCCGTTTCGGCCGCGTCGCTGGCGCGGCGCCCTGCTGCCCGATCGGGCCGAAGTGACGCTCGAAGTGCTCGAGACCGACAAGCGGCCGGTCAATGCGGTCGCCGACCACACGGAATTCAAGAGCGTGCGTCAGGTTTCGATCGTCGAAGACAAGACGGTGACCGGCTTTATCATGTTCGATCCCGATCACGGCTGGGACGAACGCATCCTGGCCGAGCAGTTCCGCTACTGA